A genome region from Brassica oleracea var. oleracea cultivar TO1000 chromosome C2, BOL, whole genome shotgun sequence includes the following:
- the LOC106326337 gene encoding lysine histidine transporter-like 2 — protein MGENQLSTNEAASARQKKVDEWLPITSSRNAKWWYSAFHNVTAMVGAGVLSLPYAMSNLGWGPGVTVMIISWVITFYTIWQMVEMHEMVPGKRFDRYHELGQHAFGEKLGLWIVVPQQLIVEVGVNIVYMVTGGKSLKKIHDLLCTDCKEIRTSFWIMIFASVHFVLSHLPNFNSISGVSLAAAVMSLSYSTIAWGASVKKGVQPDVDYTFRATTSSGKVFNFMNALGDVAFAYAGHNVVLEIQATIPSTPEKPSKIPMWRGVVVAYIVVAICYFPVAFVCYYIFGNNVDDNILMSLEKPTWLIVMANSFVVIHVIGSYQIFAMPVFDMLETFLVKQMMFDPSFKLRFITRTSYVALTMFIGICIPFFGGLLGFFGGFAFAPTTYYLPCIMWLILKKPKKYGLSWSLNWFCIVVGVLLTIVAPIGGLRTIIMSASDYKFFS, from the exons ATGGGGGAAAATCAATTGTCCACAAACGAGGCTGCATCTGCAAGGCAGAAGAAAGTGGACGAGTGGTTGCCAATAACGTCTTCCAGAAACGCTAAATGGTGGTATTCCGCGTTTCACAATGTCACAGCCATGGTCGGTGCTGGTGTACTCAGCTTGCCCTATGCCATGTCCAACCTAGGATG GGGACCTGGAGTGACAGTCATGATTATATCATGGGTGATAACGTTTTACACCATATGGCAAATGGTGGAGATGCACGAGATGGTTCCAGGGAAGAGGTTCGACAGATACCACGAGCTGGGACAGCACGCATTTGGAGAGAAGCTTGGACTATGGATTGTGGTGCCACAACAGCTAATTGTTGAAGTAGGTGTGAACATTGTGTACATGGTGACGGGAGGAAAGTCATTGAAAAAAATCCATGACCTTCTTTGCACCGATTGCAAAGAGATAAGAACTAGCTTTTGGATTATGATCTTTGCTTCCGTACACTTTGTTCTCTCTCACCTTCCTAATTTTAACTCCATATCTGGTGTCTCTCTCGCTGCAGCCGTTATGTCCTTAAG CTACTCAACAATTGCTTGGGGAGCCTCCGTGAAGAAAGGGGTACAACCAGATGTAGACTACACGTTTAGAGCCACGACGAGTTCAGGAAAAGTGTTCAACTTCATGAACGCACTAGGAGATGTGGCATTTGCATATGCTGGTCATAATGTGGTGTTGGAGATTCAAGCTACTATTCCTTCAACTCCCGAGAAACCATCTAAGATCCCAATGTGGAGAGGAGTGGTTGTTGCCTACATCGTGGTTGCCATCTGCTATTTTCCTGTTGCATTTGTTTGCTACTATATTTTTGGAAATAATGTGGATGACAATATTCTTATGTCACTGGAGAAACCAACTTGGCTTATCGTCATGGCTAACTCATTCGTGGTTATTCATGTTATTGGAAGCTATCAGATATTCGCAATGCCGGTTTTTGATATGCTTGAAACCTTTTTGGTAAAACAAATGATGTTTGATCCTTCCTTCAAACTCCGTTTCATCACTCGAACTTCATATGTTG CTTTAACCATGTTCATTGGCATATGCATTCCATTTTTTGGTGGATTACTCGGCTTTTTTGGAGGATTTGCCTTTGCCCCAACAACTTACTAC CTGCCATGCATAATGTGGTTGATTCTCAAGAAACCAAAGAAGTATGGATTGTCTTGGTCTCTTAACTGG TTCTGCATAGTGGTCGGCGTACTATTAACGATCGTAGCTCCCATTGGTGGCCTCAGAACCATTATCATGTCTGCCAGTGACTACAAGTTCTTCTCTTGA